In Macadamia integrifolia cultivar HAES 741 chromosome 12, SCU_Mint_v3, whole genome shotgun sequence, the following are encoded in one genomic region:
- the LOC122058431 gene encoding pumilio homolog 2-like yields the protein MVTENPLKMLSDMGIRPILGSNDGSFGEDFAMELGLLLREQRREANDGERELNIYRSGSAPPTVQGSLTAAGGLFGHVGDASLSDFAGSKNANGFSEEQLRSDPAYLSYYYSNLNLNPRLPPPLLSKEDWRFAQRLQGGSSVIGGTGDRRKVNRADEGGNRSLFSLQPGFNSQKEENEVDQRKSQTSTDWGGDGLIGLSGLGLGSGQKGLADIFQDDLGRATPVPGHPSRPASRNAFDDSVEALGPAESQLAHLHHELAAVDALRSGANVQSMSGSQNIGASTSHSFASALGASLSRSTTPDPQLVGRAPSPCLPPVGGGRVSATDKRNGSGHNSFNGVPSSMSESADLLAALSGMSLSTNGVVDEENHGRLPVPHGIDDHHGLLFNLQGGQNSIKQHPYLKRSESGHLHMPSFPQAVKGSYPDLGRSNGNGMDLNNSSVIADAQAELHKPSVSSANSYMNGPSTPTLSSAGGSPSHYQNVDGTNSAFANYGLGGYPINPALSPMITGQLGSGNLPPLFENVAAASAMAASGMDSRALGGGLPSGTNLNNAAELPNLNRMGNQVPLMDPLYLQYLRTAEYAATQAAALNDPSVDRNYLGNSYVDLLGLQKAYLGALLSPQKSQYGVPFLGKSGNLSPGYYGNPPFGPGMSYPGSPLANLVLPNYPVGPSSPIRHDRNMHFPPGLRNLGGGVMGSWHSEAAGNMDEGFASSLLEEFKSNKTKCFELSEIAGHVVEFSADQYGSRFIQQKLETATTEEKNMVFQEIIPQALSLMTDVFGNYVIQKFFEHGTASQRRELANQLSGHVLTLSLQMYGCRVIQKAIEVVDLDQQTKMVAELDGHVMRCVRDQNGNHVIQKCIECIPQDSIQFIITSFYDQVVTLSTHPYGCRVIQRVLEHCNDPKTQHIMMDEILQSICMLAQDQYGNYVVQHVLEHGKPHERSAIITKLAGQIVLMSQQKFASNVVEKCLTFGGPAERQLLVNEMLGSTDENEPLQAMMKDQFANYVVQKVLETSDDQQRELILSRIKVHLNALKKYTYGKHIVARVEKLVAAGERRIGIQSPYPA from the exons ATGGTCACTGAGAATCCTCTTAAAATGTTGTCTGATATGGGGATACGACCGATTCTCGGAAGCAACGATGGATCGTTTGGAGAGGATTTTGCAATGGAGTTAGGCCTCTTGCTTCGGGAGCAACGACGGGAGGCAAACGATGGGGAGAGGGAGCTCAATATATACCGGAGTGGTTCTGCTCCTCCAACTGTTCAGGGCTCCTTGACTGCTGCTGGAGGTCTGTTCGGCCATGTCGGAGACGCATCGCTTTCGGACTTTGCTGGAAGCAAGAACGCCAATGGGTTCTCGGAGGAACAGCTCCGTTCTGATCCAGCTTACCTTTCTTATTACTACTCTAACTTGAATCTGAACCCCCGGCTACCGCCGCCTTTACTCTCTAAGGAAGATTGGCGATTTGCACAGAGGCTTCAAGGTGGAAGTTCAGTGATAGGAGGAACTGGAGACAGAAGGAAGGTGAATCGAGCCGATGAAGGGGGGAATAGATCGCTTTTTTCATTGCAGCCTGGGTTTAATTCGCAGAAAGAAGAAAACGAGGTTGACCAGAGGAAATCACAGACTTCAACGGACTGGGGTGGTGATGGTCTGATTGGATTGTCGGGATTAGGATTAGGGAGCGGACAGAAGGGCCTTGCAGATATTTTTCAG GATGATCTGGGGCGCGCAACACCTGTCCCTGGCCACCCTTCTCGCCCTGCCAGCCGTAATGCCTTCGATGACAGTGTGGAGGCACTAGGTCCTGCTGAATCCCAGCTTGCTCATTTGCACCACGAATTAGCAGCTGTAGATGCTTTGCGGTCTGGAGCAAATGTTCAGAGCATGTCTGGGAGCCAAAACATTGGTGCGTCGACTTCTCATAGTTTTGCATCTGCTTTAGGTGCCTCTTTATCAAGAAGTACGACTCCTGATCCTCAGCTTGTTGGTAGGGCTCCTAGTCCTTGCCTTCCACCTGTTGGAGGGGGGAGGGTCAGTGCAACAGATAAGAGAAATGGCAGTGGTCACAACTCATTCAATGGTGTTCCATCAAGTATGAGCGAGTCTGCTGATCTTCTAGCTGCTTTGTCAGGAATGAGCTTGTCAACAAATGGTGTGGTAGATGAAGAGAATCATGGGAGACTGCCAGTTCCACATGGTATCGATGATCACCATGGTTTACTATTCAATCTGCAAGGTGGACAGAACAGTATTAAGCAGCACCCATACTTGAAAAGATCTGAGTCTGGGCATTTACATATGCCTTCCTTTCCTCAGGCAGTCAAAGGATCGTACCCTGATTTGGGTAGAAGCAATGGGAATGGGATGGACTTGAACAACTCTTCGGTGATAGCTGATGCACAAGCGGAACTGCATAAACCTTCTGTATCATCTGCCAACTCATACATGAACGGTCCATCCACCCCCACTCTTAGTAGTGCAGGAGGTTCTCCTTCACATTATCAGAATGTAGATGGCACAAATTCAGCATTTGCAaattatggtttgggtggttatCCCATCAATCCAGCATTGTCACCCATGATCACGGGGCAGCTTGGCAGTGGTAATTTGCCTCCTTTATTTGAAAATGTTGCTGCAGCATCTGCTATGGCAGCCTCTGGCATGGACTCTAGAGCATTGGGGGGAGGTTTGCCTTCTGGAACAAATTTGAATAATGCAGCAGAATTGCCAAATCTCAACAGGATGGGAAATCAAGTGCCCCTTATGGATCCATTGTATCTTCAGTACTTAAGGACAGCTGAGTATGCTGCGACACAGGCTGCAGCTCTTAATGACCCTTCTGTTGACAGGAACTACCTTGGGAATTCATATGTGGATTTACTTGGCCTCCAGAAAGCTTATCTTGGGGCATTGCTCTCACCCCAAAAATCACAGTATGGAGTTCCCTTCCTTGGTAAATCTGGCAACCTGAGTCCTGGTTACTATGGAAACCCTCCCTTTGGTCCTGGCATGTCATATCCTGGTAGCCCTTTAGCGAATCTGGTTCTTCCCAACTATCCTGTTGGACCTAGTAGTCCTATTAGGCATGACCGAAACATGCATTTTCCTCCTGGGCTGAGAAACTTAGGTGGGGGTGTCATGGGTTCCTGGCACTCGGAAGCTGCTGGGAACATGGATGAGGGCTTTGCATCCTCACTTTTGGAGGAATTTAAGAGCAACAAAACCAAATGTTTTGAACTTTCAGAAATTGCAGGTCACGTTGTTGAATTCAG TGCTGATCAGTATGGGAGCCGATTTATACAACAAAAACTTGAAACAGCGACAACGGAAGAGAAGAACATGGTTTTCCAGGAAATCATTCCTCAAGCTCTTTCTTTGATGACCGATGTTTTTGGAAACTATGTTATCCAAAAG TTTTTTGAGCATGGAACTGCATCTCAGAGAAGAGAGCTGGCAAACCAGCTAAGTGGGCATGTTTTGACTCTTAGTCTTCAAATGTATGGTTGTCGAGTGATACAAAAG GcaatagaagttgtagatttgGACCAACAGACTAAAATGGTTGCAGAGCTTGATGGTCATGTCATGCGTTGTGTACGTGACCAAAATGGGAATCATGTCATCCAGAAGTGTATTGAATGCATACCTCAAGATTCTATTCAGTTTATCATTACTTCGTTCTATGACCAAGTTGTTACACTTTCCACCCATCCTTATGGCTGTCGTGTCATACAG AGAGTACTGGAGCACTGCAATGATCCAAAAACACAGCATATCATGATGGATGAGATTTTGCAATCTATTTGCATGTTGGCTCAGGACCAATATGGAAATTATGTTGTCCAG CATGTTCTGGAGCATGGAAAACCACATGAACGTTCTGCTATAATAACGAAGTTAGCTGGCCAGATAGTTCTAATGAGTCAGCAGAAGTTTGCCTCCAATGTTGTTGAAAAGTGCTTGACCTTTGGTGGTCCTGCAGAACGTCAGCTGCTGGTTAATGAGATGCTTGGCTCCACTGATGAGAATGAGCCTCTGCAG GCAATGATGAAAGATCAGTTTGCAAACTATGTTGTACAGAAAGTTCTGGAGACTTCTGATGACCAGCAACGTGAATTGATCCTATCACGGATAAAGGTCCACTTGAATGCCCTGAAGAAGTACACTTACGGGAAGCATATAGTTGCACGTGTAGAGAAGCTTGTTGCCGCTGGGG AGAGGAGAATTGGTATTCAGTCTCCATACCCCGCTTAG